Proteins encoded together in one Pseudoalteromonas xiamenensis window:
- a CDS encoding condensin complex protein MksE: protein MTTINLSELTELQAIYKKLAGGYHISEQDTTLWQQLDQQFDSYEALFFGLGQEIKRDSRGFFYFAADESTPNMGKTSRSFALTLFVLIEHFANQGKDPLRALFDETIDLELMQTIVQLNKHLFDQLELFSGSELRKDVYGRMVRFGLAREVENGYQHLAPIYRYIDALMEVNDNQYEDVEDEESL, encoded by the coding sequence ATGACAACAATCAACCTATCTGAGCTTACTGAATTACAAGCCATCTACAAGAAGTTGGCAGGTGGCTACCACATTAGCGAGCAAGACACGACACTTTGGCAACAATTGGATCAACAATTCGATTCCTATGAAGCGCTCTTTTTTGGTTTAGGCCAAGAAATTAAACGAGATAGCCGTGGTTTCTTTTATTTTGCAGCGGATGAAAGCACGCCTAACATGGGTAAAACGTCCCGCAGCTTCGCCCTCACCTTATTTGTGTTAATCGAGCATTTTGCAAACCAAGGTAAAGATCCTCTCAGAGCGCTGTTTGACGAAACCATCGATTTGGAATTGATGCAAACCATCGTGCAACTTAATAAGCATCTGTTTGACCAGCTCGAATTATTCTCTGGCTCAGAATTGCGAAAAGACGTCTACGGACGAATGGTGCGTTTTGGTTTAGCACGCGAAGTAGAAAATGGATATCAACATTTGGCGCCGATTTATCGTTACATCGATGCGCTGATGGAAGTAAATGACAACCAATATGAAGACGTAGAGGACGAAGAATCATTATGA
- a CDS encoding DUF4136 domain-containing protein, with amino-acid sequence MRHVFAFLLVAMLAGCAQTTDWDYDKTAQFALFKTYAFAPTAKLPDSSTAYQVNGLMDKRLRDAISIEMSKQGFSLTDPTSADVLVNYHVNVDKKVTQDTINTTYAAHWNYWGWGVQSQTTTHEYEVGTVVIDIVNNGTQQLVWRGVKEGRLKKKQTPEARTETVNQTVAEILANFPPKAKL; translated from the coding sequence ATGAGACACGTTTTCGCATTTTTGTTAGTCGCAATGTTAGCGGGTTGTGCCCAGACGACAGATTGGGATTACGATAAAACGGCACAATTTGCGTTATTCAAAACCTACGCATTTGCACCAACGGCGAAATTGCCCGACTCAAGCACCGCCTATCAAGTCAACGGTCTAATGGACAAGCGTTTGCGTGACGCAATTTCCATTGAAATGTCGAAACAGGGATTTTCACTCACCGACCCTACTAGTGCTGATGTTTTAGTGAACTATCATGTCAATGTAGACAAAAAAGTCACGCAAGACACTATCAATACGACTTACGCAGCGCATTGGAATTATTGGGGTTGGGGTGTTCAATCACAAACCACCACTCACGAGTATGAAGTCGGTACAGTGGTTATTGATATTGTAAACAATGGCACGCAGCAGCTTGTATGGCGAGGTGTAAAAGAAGGTCGTCTCAAGAAAAAGCAGACTCCAGAAGCGCGTACTGAAACGGTTAATCAAACCGTAGCTGAAATTCTTGCAAACTTCCCACCAAAAGCGAAATTATAA
- a CDS encoding efflux RND transporter periplasmic adaptor subunit: MASRKQILLPIVVTVAGVAMAAGFAAMKAPPPEKVEQVIHPLVEASTLNYEPMTLDVGSYGVVKPKYHTQLVAQVSGQIVDLSDQFVKGGFVKEGQILARIDPNDYEAALIEAEASLAQASSALEIERAQAQVAQAEWTRIKNDATETIPSELYLRKPQLAEKLARYKASQASVKRAKRNLERTYIKAPYDAIVESRDISLGSVLNIGNSLGNLNSTSIAEIRLPVADKDLRHLEKLGVDAEVTLSAKVADQTQSWTGTIVRSEGVIDERSRMSYLVAQVEQPYANVAQPLRFGTYLTAQIKGKEVENAIAVPQHLVRNGQVSILNEDLTLSFKPVHVIREYNGMAIIDAGIDNGAKLITSALEYPSEGMQLRTDSLIETNTQLALKEE; encoded by the coding sequence GTGGCAAGTCGTAAACAAATCCTACTACCCATTGTAGTAACCGTCGCAGGTGTTGCTATGGCCGCTGGTTTCGCTGCAATGAAAGCTCCACCACCAGAAAAAGTTGAACAGGTGATCCACCCTCTTGTTGAAGCCTCTACCCTTAACTACGAACCGATGACCTTAGATGTTGGTTCATATGGGGTTGTAAAACCGAAATACCATACTCAACTAGTTGCGCAAGTGTCTGGCCAAATTGTCGATTTGTCCGACCAATTCGTGAAAGGTGGTTTCGTTAAAGAAGGTCAAATCCTTGCGCGTATTGATCCCAACGATTATGAAGCGGCACTTATTGAAGCAGAGGCAAGCCTTGCCCAAGCAAGTTCGGCGCTTGAAATTGAGCGCGCACAAGCACAAGTTGCTCAAGCGGAATGGACTCGAATCAAGAATGATGCAACAGAAACAATTCCATCAGAATTATATTTACGCAAACCGCAGTTGGCAGAAAAGTTAGCTAGATACAAAGCCTCTCAAGCGAGTGTTAAACGTGCGAAACGTAACCTTGAGCGAACGTATATAAAAGCGCCATACGATGCGATTGTTGAGTCACGCGACATCAGCTTAGGTTCGGTACTCAACATTGGTAATTCTCTTGGTAACTTAAACTCTACGTCCATTGCCGAAATCCGCTTACCTGTTGCTGATAAAGATCTCCGTCATTTAGAAAAACTAGGGGTGGATGCAGAGGTCACTCTAAGTGCAAAAGTCGCAGATCAAACACAATCATGGACTGGCACAATTGTTAGAAGTGAAGGTGTCATTGACGAACGTAGCCGCATGAGTTACCTCGTGGCTCAGGTCGAGCAACCTTATGCGAATGTCGCCCAACCTCTTCGTTTTGGAACGTATCTAACAGCACAAATCAAAGGCAAAGAAGTAGAAAATGCCATCGCTGTTCCACAACACTTAGTTCGTAACGGTCAAGTCAGTATTTTAAATGAAGACCTAACACTGAGTTTTAAACCCGTGCACGTTATTCGAGAGTACAACGGTATGGCGATTATTGACGCAGGAATCGACAATGGGGCGAAGCTTATCACTTCCGCGCTTGAGTATCCAAGCGAAGGTATGCAGTTGCGTACCGACAGCCTAATTGAAACAAACACGCAATTAGCATTGAAAGAGGAATAA
- a CDS encoding efflux RND transporter permease subunit translates to MAEVQEKGLIAWFARNPVAANLLMIFIIVGGLLSAMTIRKQMFPQYENNWLSIQAVYPGAAPQEVEEGITIKVEESLEGLEGIKRLITFSNRGVSESWIEVEEKYDPQEVLDEVKMQIDSISSFPAGMERPIVRRDKYSQEVMILSLSGDLSRHDLKDLGNKLHDEMLSLPDINLVQFYSGLKYEIGIEVSPDKLREYGLTFRDISNAVRGFSANMSAGQIRSENGYISMRVENQAYRGDEFRNLPLLNLPDGAQIRLGDVATIHDDFEEGLQYSKFNGKNSLVYEVNASKDQDITKVAAVLKQYLEKKESELPATVKLVPIVDLTYYLNGRLNMMIENMIWGGLLVMAMLALFLRIRLAFWVMMGLPVSFLGAFLLMPMNGLDVTVNLASLFAFILVLGIVVDDAIVVGESVHSEIEEHGHSLNNVVRGVKRVAVPATFGVLTTVAAFLPQTFATGPGAAFSKAIGGVIILCLLFSLIESKFILPAHLAAMSNKPSNPKNPLHRMREKFDSGLRYFVEEIYRPFVVKCVHYRYTVILGFMSVLIVSGGLFAGGFIKFVANPKIPHDFPRITLEMNLSSSENATLESIQKIEQMVLEVDKKIEAQYGKKMVENISVSLRGRTRANLMAILVKPDERPIDTFALSDMWREAMPPLPGMKTLNIQDSIMNGGRDDGDISFRLEGKNRDELVEVAGKLKDKLRTVQGVGDVNDSMQSSTDEVQLNLKPLAYSLGLTLADVASQVNFSYYGLEAQRILRDGEEIKVMIRYPREYRDNISDIKDVRIVTPTGAEVLLSEVAEVNLVDGVNSIRRENSKRTINVWASVDTNQAEPFEIAKNIRDEYLPSLLKNYPSVQSSVAGRIQEEMDSVAEQIRDLVLSLLIIFALLAIPLRSYTQPLLIMSVIPFGVVGAVYGHVLMGMTMSSLSFFGIIAVAGVVVNDSLVMVDFVNQARERGIAIKDAAVDAGCKRFRAILLTSLTTFIGLMPIIWETSLQAQIVIPMAVSLAFGVLFATVITLVLIPCQYVALEDFKRLMRKLRGKDKEALPVDETLPQSN, encoded by the coding sequence ATGGCTGAAGTTCAAGAAAAAGGCCTTATTGCGTGGTTTGCCAGAAATCCTGTGGCCGCAAACCTGCTGATGATCTTCATTATTGTGGGTGGATTGTTATCCGCGATGACCATTCGCAAGCAAATGTTCCCTCAGTATGAAAATAACTGGCTCAGCATTCAAGCCGTTTACCCTGGAGCAGCTCCGCAAGAAGTTGAAGAAGGTATCACGATTAAAGTTGAAGAGTCGCTCGAAGGGTTAGAAGGGATTAAACGACTAATTACCTTTTCCAATCGAGGTGTTTCTGAATCTTGGATTGAAGTCGAGGAAAAATACGACCCTCAAGAAGTGCTTGATGAAGTAAAAATGCAAATCGACTCAATTTCTAGCTTCCCTGCAGGCATGGAACGTCCGATTGTACGTCGTGACAAATATTCACAAGAAGTCATGATTTTGTCTTTAAGTGGAGACCTTAGTCGTCATGATCTAAAGGACCTTGGTAACAAATTACATGACGAAATGCTGTCCTTGCCAGACATTAACTTAGTGCAATTTTACAGCGGCCTTAAATACGAAATAGGTATCGAGGTTAGCCCAGATAAACTACGCGAATATGGTTTAACCTTCCGCGATATTTCGAATGCCGTACGTGGTTTCTCTGCAAACATGTCTGCAGGTCAAATTCGTTCTGAGAATGGCTATATTTCAATGCGTGTTGAAAATCAGGCGTATCGGGGCGACGAATTTAGAAATTTACCGCTTTTAAACTTACCTGATGGTGCGCAAATTCGTCTTGGCGATGTCGCTACCATTCATGACGATTTTGAAGAAGGACTACAATACAGCAAGTTTAATGGTAAAAATTCGCTCGTTTATGAAGTGAATGCATCTAAAGATCAAGATATTACAAAGGTCGCCGCGGTACTTAAACAATACCTTGAGAAGAAAGAATCAGAACTGCCAGCAACGGTAAAACTCGTCCCCATCGTTGACCTTACTTACTACCTAAACGGTCGATTAAATATGATGATCGAGAACATGATTTGGGGTGGTCTACTCGTTATGGCGATGCTTGCGTTGTTTTTACGCATTCGTCTAGCGTTTTGGGTAATGATGGGTCTGCCAGTTTCATTCTTAGGCGCATTTTTACTGATGCCCATGAATGGCCTAGATGTCACTGTAAACCTCGCTTCGCTTTTCGCTTTCATCCTAGTACTTGGTATCGTCGTAGATGACGCTATAGTGGTCGGTGAATCGGTGCACTCCGAAATCGAAGAACATGGTCATTCACTCAACAATGTAGTGCGCGGAGTTAAACGCGTAGCAGTTCCTGCAACCTTCGGTGTATTAACGACGGTTGCTGCATTCTTACCACAAACGTTTGCCACAGGCCCAGGTGCTGCATTTTCAAAAGCAATTGGCGGGGTCATTATTCTGTGTCTGTTGTTCTCATTGATAGAATCTAAATTCATATTACCGGCTCACTTAGCTGCGATGAGCAACAAACCAAGTAACCCGAAAAATCCACTGCATCGTATGCGTGAGAAGTTTGATAGCGGCCTACGTTACTTTGTTGAAGAAATTTATCGTCCGTTCGTCGTGAAATGTGTTCACTATCGTTACACCGTCATCTTAGGCTTTATGTCTGTGCTTATTGTGAGCGGAGGCTTGTTTGCTGGTGGTTTTATTAAGTTTGTCGCGAACCCGAAAATCCCCCATGACTTTCCTCGTATCACTTTAGAGATGAACTTATCATCTTCTGAAAACGCCACGCTTGAATCCATTCAAAAAATTGAGCAAATGGTGCTAGAGGTTGATAAGAAAATCGAAGCTCAATACGGCAAAAAAATGGTTGAAAACATTTCTGTGAGCCTACGCGGTCGTACTCGCGCAAATCTCATGGCGATTTTGGTGAAACCAGACGAACGTCCTATAGATACATTCGCTCTTAGCGACATGTGGCGTGAAGCAATGCCACCTCTACCAGGCATGAAGACCTTGAATATTCAAGACAGCATCATGAATGGTGGCCGTGATGACGGCGATATTAGCTTCCGTTTAGAAGGTAAAAATCGCGATGAGCTTGTTGAAGTGGCAGGTAAATTAAAAGACAAGTTACGCACAGTGCAAGGCGTCGGCGATGTAAATGACTCAATGCAAAGTTCAACAGACGAAGTACAGCTTAACCTTAAACCTTTGGCTTACAGTTTAGGCTTAACGTTGGCTGATGTCGCATCTCAAGTTAATTTCAGTTACTACGGGCTCGAAGCTCAGCGCATTTTGCGTGATGGTGAAGAAATCAAAGTAATGATCCGCTACCCACGTGAGTATCGTGACAACATTAGTGATATCAAGGATGTGCGTATTGTTACGCCAACCGGTGCCGAAGTACTGCTTTCTGAAGTAGCGGAAGTTAATTTGGTCGATGGCGTAAACAGTATTCGTCGTGAAAACTCAAAACGTACCATCAATGTTTGGGCCTCGGTGGATACCAACCAAGCTGAGCCTTTTGAAATTGCAAAGAACATACGTGACGAGTACCTTCCTTCACTACTTAAAAACTACCCAAGTGTACAAAGTTCTGTCGCGGGTCGTATTCAAGAAGAAATGGACAGTGTCGCAGAACAAATTCGCGATTTAGTGTTGTCTCTACTTATTATTTTCGCGTTACTTGCTATTCCGCTGCGCTCATACACGCAACCACTGCTAATCATGTCTGTTATTCCATTTGGTGTTGTTGGTGCAGTTTATGGCCACGTTCTAATGGGTATGACCATGAGTAGCCTCTCTTTCTTCGGAATCATTGCCGTAGCCGGTGTGGTCGTCAATGACTCTCTCGTTATGGTTGACTTTGTAAACCAAGCCCGTGAGCGAGGTATTGCTATCAAAGATGCTGCTGTAGATGCTGGTTGTAAACGCTTTAGAGCGATTCTGCTTACCTCGCTGACAACCTTTATTGGCCTTATGCCAATCATTTGGGAAACGAGCTTACAAGCGCAAATCGTTATTCCAATGGCAGTGTCTTTAGCCTTCGGCGTGCTGTTTGCGACGGTAATTACACTTGTGTTGATCCCTTGCCAATATGTTGCGCTCGAAGACTTTAAACGCTTAATGAGAAAACTGCGCGGTAAAGATAAAGAAGCATTACCGGTAGACGAAACGCTCCCCCAATCCAATTAA